A window from Primulina huaijiensis isolate GDHJ02 chromosome 13, ASM1229523v2, whole genome shotgun sequence encodes these proteins:
- the LOC140956340 gene encoding uncharacterized protein isoform X1 — MTIDDDSSIYVGGLPYDTDEEALRKAFYIFGAVLAVKIINDLSSGGKCFGFVTFANPRSATQAIKEMDGKTIDGRVVKVNDVRTRGGRPNLNRESFRRDVQRGFASDRDRDHGRNDSHYRHNHRGGHRERSLDYDQDKEIDQSHVRSYDRIKDHFLDEERFLDNDSHMDGVEKELERKREREWERDSGENIEEQRNNGHHKTGVKDKHQDPHPVNRSGFDNHTNRDLSSESFNDQDQVGSKLAISSQNIEELQMEQTMGVEWTADVVWTESLWWIDSIQKSHGGRLKRERTTPVVVVGLKLRHNWPIEFSLMCFCICSVKMSGFG, encoded by the exons ATGACAATCGACGACGACAGCTCCATCTACGTCGGCGGTCTACCGTATGACACCGACGAAGAGGCTTTGCGCAAAGCATTCTACATTTTCGGCGCCGTACTTGCTGTCAAG ATAATCAATGACCTCTCTTCTGGTGGAAAATGCTTTGGATTTGTTACTTTTGCTAACCCTAGATCAGCAACACAAGCTATCAAGGAAATGGATGGCAAA ACCATTGATGGAAGAGTTGTGAAGGTAAATGACGTGAGGACCAGAGGCGGGAGACCAAATTTAAACCGCGAGAGTTTTCGACGTGATGTGCAGAGGGGTTTTGCCAGCGACAGAGATAGAGATCATGGAAGAAATGATAGTCACTATAGGCACAATCACCGGGGTGGACATAGGGAAAGGTCTTTGGACTATGACCAAGACAAGGAGATAGATCAGAGTCATGTACGCAGTTATGATCGTATAAAGGATCACTTTTTGGATGAAGAGAGATTTCTGGACAATGATAGTCATATGGATGGTGTTGAGAAGGAGCTGGAGAGGAAGCGAGAGCGTGAGTGGGAAAGAGACAGCGGTGAAAATATTGAGGAGCAGAGGAACAATGGTCATCATAAAACTGGAGTAAAGGATAAACATCAAGATCCTCACCCGGTGAATAG ATCTGGTTTTGACAACCATACAAATAGAGATCTTTCATCAGAATCATTCAATGATCAGGATCAG GTCGGGAGCAAATTGGCAATTTCAAGCCAGAATATTGAAGAACTTCAAATGGAG CAAACTATGGGAGTGGAGTGGACGGCGGATGTGGTGTGGACAGAAAGCCTGTGGTGGATTGACAGTATACAGAAGAGTCATGGTGGTAGATTGAAGAGGGAACGGACAACACCAGTGGTTGTGGTTGGATTAAAACTTAGGCATAACTGGCCTATTGAGTTTTCATTgatgtgtttttgtatttgctcaGTAAAGATGAGTGGATTTGGTTGA
- the LOC140956340 gene encoding uncharacterized protein isoform X2, whose translation MTIDDDSSIYVGGLPYDTDEEALRKAFYIFGAVLAVKIINDLSSGGKCFGFVTFANPRSATQAIKEMDGKTIDGRVVKVNDVRTRGGRPNLNRESFRRDVQRGFASDRDRDHGRNDSHYRHNHRGGHRERSLDYDQDKEIDQSHVRSYDRIKDHFLDEERFLDNDSHMDGVEKELERKREREWERDSGENIEEQRNNGHHKTGVKDKHQDPHPVNRSGFDNHTNRDLSSESFNDQDQVGSKLAISSQNIEELQMELLKCI comes from the exons ATGACAATCGACGACGACAGCTCCATCTACGTCGGCGGTCTACCGTATGACACCGACGAAGAGGCTTTGCGCAAAGCATTCTACATTTTCGGCGCCGTACTTGCTGTCAAG ATAATCAATGACCTCTCTTCTGGTGGAAAATGCTTTGGATTTGTTACTTTTGCTAACCCTAGATCAGCAACACAAGCTATCAAGGAAATGGATGGCAAA ACCATTGATGGAAGAGTTGTGAAGGTAAATGACGTGAGGACCAGAGGCGGGAGACCAAATTTAAACCGCGAGAGTTTTCGACGTGATGTGCAGAGGGGTTTTGCCAGCGACAGAGATAGAGATCATGGAAGAAATGATAGTCACTATAGGCACAATCACCGGGGTGGACATAGGGAAAGGTCTTTGGACTATGACCAAGACAAGGAGATAGATCAGAGTCATGTACGCAGTTATGATCGTATAAAGGATCACTTTTTGGATGAAGAGAGATTTCTGGACAATGATAGTCATATGGATGGTGTTGAGAAGGAGCTGGAGAGGAAGCGAGAGCGTGAGTGGGAAAGAGACAGCGGTGAAAATATTGAGGAGCAGAGGAACAATGGTCATCATAAAACTGGAGTAAAGGATAAACATCAAGATCCTCACCCGGTGAATAG ATCTGGTTTTGACAACCATACAAATAGAGATCTTTCATCAGAATCATTCAATGATCAGGATCAG GTCGGGAGCAAATTGGCAATTTCAAGCCAGAATATTGAAGAACTTCAAATGGAG CTTTTAAAATGCATCTAA
- the LOC140991004 gene encoding SPX domain-containing protein 1-like, translating into MKFGKSLSNQIEETLPEWRDKFLSYKELKKRLKMIVPKQPSAPKRRRMDEEGGGREAMTAEEVDFVKLLEAELEKFNAFFVEKEEEYIIRLKELRDRVAMAKNSKDEMIRIWKEIVDFHGEMVLLENYSALNYTGLAKILKKYDKRTGALLRLPFIQKVLQQPFFTTDLLYKLVKECELMLERLFPVNECPDALEAVNGDEPSTSSTAEKDRLLQGPKELAEIEYMESLYMKSTLIALRGLKEIRSGSSTVSVFSLPPLQISGLEGALDRVPVMQQVAK; encoded by the exons ATGAAGTTTGGCAAGAGTTTGAGCAACCAGATTGAGGAGACGTTGCCGGAGTGGAGGGACAAGTTTCTCTCGTACAAGGAATTGAAGAAGCGCCTCAAGATGATCGTGCCGAAGCAGCCGTCGGCTCCCAAGAGGCGGAGAATGGACGAAGAAGGCGGAGGGAGGGAGGCCATGACGGCGGAGGAGGTCGATTTCGTCAAGCTTTTGGAGGCTGAGCTCGAGAAATTTAATGCCTTCTTTGTGGAGAAGGAGGAGGAGTATATCATCAGGTTAAag GAACTTAGGGACAGAGTGGCAATGGCTAAGAATAGTAAAGATGAGATGATTAGGATCTGGAAAGAAATCGTGGACTTTCACGGGGAGATGGTTTTGTTGGAGAACTATAGTGCTCTCAATTATACAG GATTGGCTAAAATATTGAAGAAATATGACAAGAGAACCGGTGCTCTTCTTCGTTTGCCTTTCATTCAAAAAGTTCTGCAGCAGCCTTTCTTTACCACCGATTTACTATATAAGCTTGTGAAAGAGTGTGAACTGATGCTAGAACGCCTCTTCCCTGTAAATGAATGCCCTGATGCTCTCGAGGCTGTTAACGGAGATGAACCATCTACTAGTTCCACCGCTGAAAAGGATAGGCTACTTCAAGGGCCAAAGGAACTTGCCGAGATCGAGTACATGGAAAGTTTATACATGAAGAGCACCCTAATCGCGTTACGAGGTTTGAAAGAAATTCGAAGTGGAAGTTCAACTGTTAGCGTTTTTTCGTTGCCACCGCTGCAAATAAGTGGACTTGAGGGTGCTTTGGATAGAGTTCCTGTTATGCAACAAGTTGCCAAGTAG
- the LOC140991098 gene encoding phospholipase D alpha 1-like, whose product MAQILLHGDLHATIYEIDKLHFGSVGNFFHKVVEGIEGAIGFKKTGSKLYASVDLEKARVGRTRLLLHEHSNPRWYESFHIFCAHMASNVIFTVKVDNPIGADLIGRAYVPVSDLIRGEVIDEWLEILNTENKPIHGHSKIHVRLQFFDVARECCWAQGVKSPKFPGVPFTFFPQRRGCKVTLYQDAHVPDHFIPKIPLSGGNFYEPNRCWEDIFDAISNAKHLIYITGWSVYTEITLIRDMRRPKQGGDTTLGELLKKRASEGVRVLMLVWDDRTSVGILKRDGLMATHDEETGEYFRNTDVHCVLCPRNPDDGRSIIQNIEIGTMFTHHQKIVVVDSAMPNGDENRRRIVSFVGGIDLCDGRYDTQFHSLFRTLDTAHHDDFHQANFSGATIQKGGPREPWHDIHCRLEGPCAWDVLYNFEQRWRKQGIQDVLLQLDELQKIIIPPSPVTFPDDPETWNVQVVRSIDGGAAFGFPDSPEKAAQSGLISGKDNIIDRSIQDGYIHAIRRAKDFIYIENQYFLGSSFSWYSQDIRDESIGALHLIPKELSLKIVNKIEAGERFTVYVVIPMWPEGFPESSSVQVILDWQRRTMEMMYTDIVQALKSKGIIADPKDYLTFFCLGNREKKLSGEYEPSEKPEPDTDYSRAQQARRGMIYVHAKMMIVDDEYIIIGSANINQRSMDGARDSEIAMGAYQPYHLSHNQPARGQIHGFRMALWYEHLGLLDNSFSYPQSMECIQKVNHLAQRNWDLYASETVESDLPGHLLSYPIGISSEGSVSELPGLENFPDTKARVLGSRADFYPPILTT is encoded by the exons ATGGCTCAGATTTTACTTCATGGAGATCTTCATGCCACAATATATGAGATCGATAAGCTACACTTCGGATCCGTCGGTAATTTTTTTCACAAG GTGGTAGAAGGCATTGAAGGAGCTATTGGATTCAAGAAAACAGGTTCAAAGCTCTATGCATCAGTCGATCTAGAAAAGGCAAGAGTTGGCAGAACAAGACTCCTCTTACACGAGCACTCCAATCCTCGTTGGTACGAATCTTTCCACATTTTCTGTGCTCACATGGCTTCCAATGTAATATTTACCGTCAAAGTGGACAACCCCATTGGAGCGGACCTTATCGGGAGAGCCTACGTGCCTGTTTCGGATTTGATTCGTGGCGAAGTAATAGATGAATGGCTTGAAATCTTGAACACCGAAAACAAACCAATACACGGTCACTCTAAGATTCATGTCAGGTTGCAGTTCTTTGATGTTGCTAGGGAATGTTGTTGGGCTCAAGGAGTGAAAAGTCCCAAGTTTCCTGGTGTACCTTTCACTTTTTTCCCTCAGAGAAGAGGGTGCAAGGTTACACTTTATCAAGATGCTCATGTCCCTGATCATTTCATCCCCAAGATTCCATTATCTGGTGGGAATTTCTATGAGCCTAACCGGTGTTGGGAAGACATTTTTGATGCCATTAGTAATGCGAAGCACTTGATTTACATAACGGGTTGGTCTGTTTATACTGAGATTACATTGATACGTGACATGAGGCGGCCAAAGCAAGGAGGAGACACGACACTAGGCGAACTTCTCAAGAAACGAGCCAGTGAAGGTGTGAGGGTACTGATGCTCGTCTGGGACGATAGAACTTCTGTTGGGATTCTCAAGAGAGACGGATTAATGGCAACTCATGATGAGGAAACAGGAGAATATTTTCGAAACACTGATGTGCACTGTGTGTTGTGCCCTCGCAATCCAGACGATGGCCGTAGCATAATTCAGAATATTGAAATCGGGACAATGTTCACTCATCACCAGAAGATTGTGGTTGTGGATAGTGCCATGCCTAACGGCGATGAAAACCGGAGGAGGATAGTTAGTTTTGTGGGTGGCATCGATCTTTGTGATGGGAGATACGACACTCAATTTCATTCCCTTTTCAGGACTTTAGACACGGCCCATCATGACGATTTTCATCAAGCGAATTTTAGTGGTGCCACAATTCAAAAAGGTGGTCCAAGGGAACCATGGCATGACATCCATTGCCGGTTAGAAGGTCCCTGTGCGTGGGATGTTCTCTACAACTTTGAGCAACGATGGAGGAAACAAGGCATACAAGACGTGCTTCTGCAGCTTGATGAACTTCAGAAAATCATAATTCCACCATCTCCTGTCACGTTCCCAGATGATCCAGAAACATGGAACGTTCAAGTTGTTCGTTCCATTGATGGTGGTGCGGCTTTTGGTTTTCCTGATTCACCAGAAAAAGCAGCACAATCTGGCCTAATAAGTGGAAAGGATAACATCATCGATAGAAGCATTCAAGACGGGTATATCCATGCCATTCGTCGCGCGAAAGACTTCATTTACATCGAGAATCAGTACTTCTTAGGAAGCTCATTTTCATGGTACTCTCAGGATATCCGGGATGAAAGCATAGGTGCTTTACACTTGATCCCAAAAGAACTCTCGTTGAAGATTGTGAATAAAATTGAAGCCGGGGAAAGATTTACGGTATACGTTGTGATTCCCATGTGGCCCGAGGGGTTCCCAGAATCTTCATCGGTTCAGGTTATATTGGATTGGCAAAGGAGAACTATGGAAATGATGTACACAGATATAGTTCAAGCTCTGAAATCAAAAGGGATTATTGCTGATCCTAAGGATTATTTGACTTTCTTTTGCCTCGGTAACAGAGAAAAGAAGCTGAGCGGAGAATACGAGCCTTCAGAAAAACCAGAACCGGATACAGATTACAGTAGAGCTCAGCAAGCCAGGAGGGGAATGATCTATGTCCATGCCAAGATGATGATTG TTGACGACGAATACATAATCATAGGATCTGCCAACATCAACCAAAGATCCATGGATGGTGCAAGGGATTCCGAAATTGCAATGGGTGCATACCAACCATATCACCTATCTCACAACCAGCCAGCAAGAGGCCAAATTCACGGTTTTCGTATGGCGTTGTGGTATGAGCACCTTGGTTTGCTGGATAACTCTTTTTCATACCCACAAAGCATGGAATGCATACAAAAAGTGAACCATTTGGCTCAAAGAAACTGGGATCTTTACGCCTCCGAAACCGTCGAAAGTGACTTGCCTGGGCATTTGCTGTCTTACCCTATTGGTATATCATCAGAGGGAAGCGTCTCAGAGCTGCCTGGGTTGGAGAATTTCCCTGACACCAAGGCTAGAGTTCTTGGCAGTAGAGCTGATTTCTATCCTCCAATTCTCACTACTTAA